The Mesorhizobium sp. B2-8-5 genome segment ATGTTATTTGAACTTACATACAGACTGTATGTTGGATGCGAGGAGAAGGAAAGATGAAGACGACCAGCTATTATCCGGTGCTGATGACGGACGATGTCACCGGGACGGCGGCCTTTTACGTCGAGCATTTCCGCTTCACCCCGCTCTTCGAAAGCGACTGGTATGTGCACCTGCAGTCGGTCGAGGACAGGCGCGTCAACCTTGGCATCGTCCAGGGCGACCATGAGACGATCCCGAAAGAGGGACGGGGGCGCGCGTCCGGCCTGCTGATCAATTTCGAGGTCCGGGATCCCGACGCCGTCTATGAGCGCGTCGTTGCCGCAGGCCTGCCGATCCTGCGCAGCTTGCGCGACGAGCCCTTCGGCCAGCGCCATTTCATAACCAGGGATCCCAACGGCGTGCTGATCGACGTGATCAAGCCGATCCCGCCAAGCGAGGAGTTCCTGGCGCATTACGCCGAGGGCGCGGCCGGACCCTGAGCTTCGCAGTGCAGCAGATGCCGGCATTAGTTTAGGCCGCAACGGTTCGGAGTGCGAACGCCGCTGTTTTCTTGCGCCCTAGGCGAATGATCATGAAAAATGGGATTGTCGAACCGATAAAATGTCGAATGGA includes the following:
- a CDS encoding VOC family protein, which encodes MKTTSYYPVLMTDDVTGTAAFYVEHFRFTPLFESDWYVHLQSVEDRRVNLGIVQGDHETIPKEGRGRASGLLINFEVRDPDAVYERVVAAGLPILRSLRDEPFGQRHFITRDPNGVLIDVIKPIPPSEEFLAHYAEGAAGP